A stretch of the Aminipila terrae genome encodes the following:
- the hemL gene encoding glutamate-1-semialdehyde 2,1-aminomutase, producing MLNSKTDKSERLFTEAKKYIPGGVNSPARAFQAVGTTPRFIEKADAQFIYDADGNKYIDYIGSWGPMILGNNNPGVLKAVQETILNGLSFGAATEREITMAKLVCEMVPCFEMVRMVNSGTEATMSALRTARGYTGRSKIIKFEGCYHGHSDGLLVKAGSALIAEGGSPDSAGVTENCAKDTLTAKYNDMDSVEKLFQEYRDDIAAVIIEPVAANMGVVLPKDGFLKQLREICDINKTVLIFDEVITGFRLAPGGAQELFGVTPDMATFGKIIGGGMPVGAYGGKREIMECVAPVGKVYQAGTLSGNPVAMAAGIMQLTNLKENPDIYEHINTLGEKLYGGLAEIVKTAKADCTVNHIGSIGTLFFTGGPVTDYISARKSDLKQYAKYFQHMLNNGSYFAPAQFEAMFISNAHTELEIKKTLDDAAKFFNI from the coding sequence ATGTTGAACAGCAAGACAGATAAATCAGAACGTTTATTTACAGAAGCGAAAAAGTATATACCCGGAGGAGTAAACAGTCCTGCAAGAGCTTTTCAGGCTGTGGGTACGACCCCCAGGTTTATAGAAAAAGCGGATGCACAGTTTATTTACGATGCAGATGGCAATAAATATATAGATTATATTGGTTCGTGGGGACCAATGATTCTTGGAAATAATAATCCGGGAGTTTTAAAAGCAGTACAGGAAACAATTTTAAATGGTCTGAGCTTTGGTGCGGCTACTGAAAGAGAAATAACCATGGCGAAGCTAGTCTGTGAAATGGTTCCATGTTTTGAAATGGTAAGAATGGTCAATTCTGGTACGGAAGCTACCATGTCTGCTCTGCGTACTGCAAGAGGATATACAGGAAGAAGTAAGATTATCAAATTTGAAGGCTGCTACCATGGACATAGTGACGGACTTTTGGTGAAAGCAGGTTCTGCCCTTATTGCGGAGGGCGGTTCCCCTGACAGTGCAGGCGTTACAGAAAATTGTGCTAAAGATACTCTTACGGCAAAGTATAATGATATGGACAGTGTGGAAAAACTATTCCAGGAGTATAGAGATGATATTGCAGCTGTTATCATTGAACCTGTAGCTGCCAATATGGGAGTAGTTCTTCCCAAAGACGGTTTTCTGAAGCAGCTTCGGGAGATTTGTGATATAAACAAAACTGTACTGATTTTTGATGAAGTAATCACCGGATTCAGATTAGCACCAGGCGGGGCGCAGGAATTGTTCGGAGTGACCCCTGATATGGCTACTTTCGGAAAGATTATCGGGGGCGGCATGCCTGTAGGGGCTTATGGTGGCAAGCGAGAAATCATGGAATGTGTAGCACCAGTAGGAAAGGTTTATCAGGCAGGCACCCTGAGCGGAAATCCTGTTGCAATGGCAGCAGGCATTATGCAGCTTACTAATTTAAAAGAAAACCCAGATATCTATGAGCATATAAATACTTTAGGGGAAAAGTTATATGGCGGACTTGCAGAGATAGTGAAAACAGCAAAGGCAGACTGCACGGTAAACCATATAGGATCGATTGGCACCTTATTTTTTACAGGGGGGCCTGTAACAGACTATATATCTGCCAGAAAGTCCGATTTAAAGCAATACGCAAAATATTTCCAGCACATGCTCAATAATGGAAGTTATTTTGCACCTGCCCAGTTTGAGGCCATGTTCATTTCCAATGCTCATACAGAACTGGAGATAAAAAAGACACTGGATGATGCAGCAAAATTCTTCAATATATAA
- a CDS encoding transporter substrate-binding domain-containing protein — MYRFSLFRKILCFAALIILIVSTLSPSYADEVKKSPIKVGFFELDGFNDVDQDGNLSGYGYEYLMEISKYTGWKYNFIYYTEDKNGKHRLTYYEALDLLKQGKIDIMGSMRKTPERSDLYLYPIFPYNINYSCLSAASDNTKYTCSDFSSLDGVVIGTFRGSSRDDEIKAFLKENGVKNYSLKAYDTMKQLKKALLKTHTIDLIYANNFRSIENERVLVRLNPSPYYFAMSKNNRENLDALSSAVEQIEVNRPLFSKKLLTKYFQDSYSSQLKLSPEELQYIKSNPVVRVAYDPYFAPFEYYDKSSGRVCGISADLLRLISKQTGLKFSYAPTTSYDSALKNAKKNHIQLIATFGSDYKWAEKHHSRLTTSYLDLPVSAIYNKKVKNYNDKSLSVAVEKGYFLTEKLKREKLYTHYIYYDTLEECINAVDKGDADITFASTYSADYFLSHSYYSNLKMFTTYDLNYEISLAVTNTSDDLLYSIINKSLANIPRRSFDDIFYKNILFYKENASLSDYITLHPYEFMAAGSILGALLLAGLVSLRTAKHNAKQEKYLNDERINLALMHTNISLWDYDFKNKLLIQPSGSKKYLVRTS, encoded by the coding sequence ATGTATAGATTTTCATTATTCAGAAAAATTTTATGCTTTGCTGCCCTGATTATACTTATAGTCTCTACTTTATCACCTTCCTATGCTGATGAAGTAAAAAAAAGTCCCATTAAAGTAGGCTTTTTTGAACTTGATGGTTTTAATGATGTAGACCAGGATGGAAATCTAAGCGGATATGGTTATGAATATCTTATGGAAATCTCCAAATATACAGGATGGAAATACAACTTCATTTATTACACAGAAGATAAAAATGGCAAACACCGGTTAACCTACTATGAAGCCTTGGATTTGCTAAAACAAGGCAAAATAGATATCATGGGCAGTATGCGTAAAACGCCGGAAAGATCTGATTTATACCTGTATCCAATTTTTCCCTATAATATAAATTACAGTTGTCTTAGTGCAGCTTCTGACAATACTAAATATACCTGTTCAGATTTTTCCTCTCTTGACGGAGTGGTAATCGGTACCTTTAGAGGTAGTTCAAGAGATGATGAAATTAAAGCCTTTTTAAAAGAGAATGGGGTAAAAAATTATTCTTTGAAAGCCTATGACACCATGAAACAGCTAAAAAAAGCACTGCTTAAAACTCATACTATAGATCTGATTTATGCAAATAATTTCAGGTCCATAGAAAATGAACGTGTTCTTGTCAGATTGAATCCTTCTCCCTATTATTTTGCAATGTCAAAAAACAATAGGGAGAATCTGGATGCATTGTCTTCTGCAGTGGAACAGATTGAAGTCAATCGTCCTTTATTTTCAAAGAAATTATTAACTAAGTATTTTCAGGATTCTTATTCATCCCAATTAAAACTTTCTCCTGAAGAATTACAATATATCAAATCCAATCCAGTGGTCAGAGTGGCTTATGACCCTTATTTCGCACCCTTTGAATACTATGATAAGTCAAGTGGGAGGGTTTGCGGTATTTCAGCAGACTTATTGAGACTCATCAGTAAGCAGACTGGACTGAAATTTTCTTATGCGCCCACAACTTCATATGATTCTGCCCTGAAAAATGCTAAAAAGAATCATATCCAGCTTATCGCCACTTTTGGTTCAGATTATAAATGGGCTGAAAAACATCATTCCAGATTGACCACTTCTTATTTAGATCTGCCAGTTAGTGCTATATACAACAAAAAGGTAAAAAATTATAATGACAAGTCCCTTTCCGTAGCGGTGGAAAAGGGATACTTTTTAACAGAAAAACTCAAACGTGAAAAGCTGTATACCCATTATATTTACTATGATACTTTGGAAGAATGTATCAATGCTGTAGACAAAGGCGATGCAGATATTACTTTTGCCTCAACTTACAGTGCGGATTATTTTTTATCCCATTCCTATTACTCTAACTTAAAAATGTTTACCACCTATGATTTAAATTATGAGATTTCACTGGCTGTTACTAATACCAGTGACGATTTACTTTATAGTATCATAAATAAGTCACTGGCCAATATACCAAGACGCAGCTTCGATGATATTTTCTACAAGAATATCTTATTTTATAAAGAAAATGCCTCTTTATCAGATTATATTACTTTACACCCCTATGAGTTTATGGCGGCAGGATCCATATTAGGAGCCCTTCTGCTTGCTGGTCTGGTTTCATTAAGAACAGCGAAGCATAATGCAAAACAGGAAAAATATCTGAATGATGAAAGAATTAATCTGGCGCTTATGCATACTAATATCAGCTTATGGGACTATGACTTTAAAAATAAGCTTTTAATACAACCCTCTGGCTCAAAAAAATATTTGGTCCGAACCAGTTGA
- a CDS encoding sirohydrochlorin cobaltochelatase, with protein MKKALLIVSFGTSHKETRDKTIGEIEKFISKAYPDRELRRAFTSSIIMKVLKNRDHIHIDNVTEAMERLATDGFEDVLIQPTHIINGDEYDKMMEQIEPFTTSFDTIRVGSALLTTSQDYDKVCHAIMAEVPELDMTKAKKGDCENKALILMGHGTGHFADAAYAALDYRFKSLGYENVFVGTVEGYPDVELVLKHVKKYNPKEVVLMPFMVVAGDHAVNDMAGDEEDSWKVLFNKAGYKVSCILRGIGEFKGIQQIYLEHTVDCE; from the coding sequence ATGAAAAAAGCACTATTAATAGTAAGTTTTGGCACTAGCCATAAAGAAACTAGAGATAAAACTATTGGTGAAATTGAAAAATTTATCAGTAAAGCGTATCCGGACCGGGAACTAAGAAGAGCATTTACTAGCAGTATCATTATGAAAGTACTTAAAAACCGGGACCATATTCATATTGATAATGTCACAGAGGCCATGGAAAGGCTGGCCACAGATGGATTTGAGGATGTATTGATACAGCCTACACATATTATTAATGGTGATGAATATGACAAGATGATGGAACAAATAGAACCATTTACTACAAGTTTTGACACTATTCGGGTTGGATCGGCTCTATTAACCACTTCCCAAGACTACGATAAAGTTTGTCATGCTATCATGGCAGAAGTGCCGGAACTGGACATGACTAAAGCCAAAAAAGGAGATTGTGAAAATAAGGCTTTAATACTTATGGGTCATGGAACAGGTCATTTTGCAGATGCTGCTTATGCCGCCCTGGACTACAGATTTAAATCACTGGGGTATGAGAATGTTTTTGTAGGGACAGTGGAAGGATATCCAGATGTGGAGCTTGTTCTGAAACATGTAAAAAAATATAATCCTAAAGAAGTGGTACTTATGCCATTTATGGTAGTAGCAGGGGATCATGCGGTCAATGATATGGCTGGTGATGAGGAAGACTCATGGAAAGTACTGTTTAACAAAGCCGGATATAAGGTATCCTGCATTTTAAGGGGAATTGGAGAATTTAAGGGAATACAGCAAATTTATTTGGAACATACAGTAGATTGTGAATAG
- the cobA gene encoding uroporphyrinogen-III C-methyltransferase produces MMRDCKNGKVWLVGAGPGDAGLFTIKGKKVLDQADVVVYDKLVGQGVLGMIPDQAELIFVGKVSGNHAVPQHEINQILLREALKGKRVVRLKGGDPFVFGRGGEELELLCKNGIPFEIVPGITSAVSVPAYNGIPVTHRDFVSSLHIITGHTKKKEEAEIDYHSLVKLGGTFVFLMGISAMPKICQGLLEAGIEPDMPAAVLERGTSAHQRRVVSDVTNLTKDAEKAGIKTPAIIVVGKVCALEKEFHWAEDRPLGGLKIAITRPKDRDSSLADKLSMLGAEIMLMPAIETKEIKNNKPLEDAIHDIRRFDYIAFTSPVGVTAFFNKLREMKKDIRDLGSIRFAAIGTATRDAIEKMGILVDLMPAVYSGRALGELIAARSAELGSKIGRKPEILIPRARIGTDEVTTPLEEASIKFTDVAVYDTFEAESNEKAESGNSHGTLIEFASEEADYVAFTSASTVRGFAASCGLSNFSDVKAVCIGEKTAEEARKYGMEIHISKEATIDSIVECFLGL; encoded by the coding sequence ATGATGAGAGACTGTAAAAATGGAAAAGTATGGCTGGTAGGAGCAGGACCTGGAGATGCTGGGTTGTTTACAATAAAAGGTAAAAAAGTTTTAGACCAGGCAGATGTAGTTGTTTACGATAAATTAGTAGGACAGGGTGTTCTGGGAATGATTCCTGACCAGGCAGAATTGATTTTTGTAGGGAAAGTTTCTGGCAATCATGCTGTTCCCCAGCACGAAATTAACCAGATTCTTTTAAGAGAGGCTTTAAAAGGGAAAAGAGTAGTACGTTTGAAGGGCGGAGACCCATTTGTTTTTGGACGGGGCGGTGAAGAACTGGAACTGCTTTGTAAAAACGGCATTCCTTTTGAAATTGTACCAGGTATTACTTCGGCAGTTTCTGTGCCTGCCTACAATGGTATTCCTGTTACCCATCGGGATTTTGTATCTTCGCTCCATATTATAACGGGGCATACAAAGAAAAAAGAAGAGGCAGAAATAGATTATCATTCACTTGTTAAGCTGGGAGGTACGTTTGTATTTCTTATGGGTATCAGTGCTATGCCAAAGATATGCCAGGGATTACTGGAGGCTGGAATAGAACCAGATATGCCTGCTGCTGTTTTGGAAAGAGGTACTTCTGCACATCAGCGAAGAGTGGTTTCGGATGTTACCAATTTAACGAAAGATGCAGAAAAGGCTGGAATTAAGACTCCTGCCATCATTGTTGTAGGAAAAGTGTGTGCTTTGGAAAAAGAGTTTCACTGGGCAGAAGACAGACCTCTTGGAGGATTAAAGATAGCTATCACAAGGCCAAAGGACAGGGACTCCTCACTAGCAGACAAACTGTCCATGCTGGGGGCTGAAATCATGCTTATGCCTGCTATTGAAACGAAAGAAATCAAGAACAATAAACCCCTGGAAGACGCTATTCATGATATACGAAGATTTGATTATATTGCATTTACCAGTCCAGTAGGGGTAACAGCCTTTTTCAACAAGCTGCGGGAAATGAAAAAAGATATAAGAGATTTAGGAAGTATCAGATTCGCCGCTATAGGAACTGCTACCCGAGATGCAATAGAAAAGATGGGGATTCTGGTTGACCTGATGCCTGCCGTTTATAGTGGCAGAGCTTTGGGAGAACTGATTGCAGCCAGATCTGCAGAGTTAGGATCCAAAATTGGAAGGAAGCCTGAAATTTTAATTCCAAGAGCCAGGATTGGAACAGATGAAGTGACGACACCTCTTGAAGAAGCTTCCATTAAGTTTACAGATGTAGCTGTGTATGATACCTTTGAAGCGGAAAGCAATGAGAAGGCTGAATCTGGAAACTCCCATGGAACGTTAATAGAGTTTGCTTCAGAAGAAGCGGATTATGTAGCCTTTACCAGTGCATCTACGGTCAGAGGATTTGCAGCTTCTTGTGGGTTATCCAATTTTTCTGATGTAAAAGCCGTATGTATTGGTGAAAAGACAGCAGAAGAAGCAAGAAAATATGGAATGGAGATTCATATCTCTAAAGAAGCTACTATAGACAGTATAGTGGAATGCTTTTTAGGCTTATAA
- the hemC gene encoding hydroxymethylbilane synthase, with protein MARGKIIVGSRDSKLAVAQSRLIMNQIAEAHPEIQLELVTMKTTGDLILDKRLDKIGGKGLFVKELDKALMEGRIDISVHSLKDLPMEISQELPLVAFSKRENPLDVLVYPEGAQSANEELPLGTSSLRRELQVKELYPDWKVESVRGNLQTRLSKLDSGQYGSIILAYAGISRLGLEKRISRVFTADEIIPPAGQGIIAVQGRKGEDYSFLDCLNDKSSEICAKTERAFVSYLDGGCSSPIGAFAEISGDEILIRGLYYNEDTKQYHKGKISGKTGDGENLAVELAKQLKDGK; from the coding sequence ATGGCCAGAGGGAAAATAATTGTAGGGAGCAGGGACAGCAAGCTGGCTGTGGCTCAGTCCAGGCTTATAATGAATCAGATAGCAGAGGCGCATCCTGAAATTCAACTGGAACTTGTAACCATGAAAACCACAGGAGATCTGATTCTGGATAAAAGACTAGATAAAATTGGTGGAAAAGGCTTGTTTGTAAAAGAATTGGATAAAGCTTTGATGGAAGGCAGAATTGATATCTCCGTACATAGCCTTAAGGATTTGCCCATGGAAATTTCACAGGAACTTCCCCTGGTAGCTTTTTCAAAAAGAGAAAATCCCTTAGACGTATTAGTTTATCCGGAGGGGGCACAGTCTGCCAATGAAGAACTTCCTTTGGGAACTTCCAGTTTAAGAAGAGAACTCCAAGTTAAAGAACTCTATCCGGACTGGAAAGTGGAAAGTGTCAGAGGAAATTTGCAGACCAGGTTATCAAAGCTTGACAGTGGCCAGTATGGCTCGATTATACTGGCATATGCAGGTATATCCAGGTTAGGTCTGGAAAAACGTATTAGCAGAGTGTTTACAGCAGATGAAATAATACCTCCGGCAGGACAGGGGATTATAGCTGTTCAGGGAAGAAAAGGAGAAGATTATTCTTTCTTAGATTGTTTAAATGATAAGTCTTCTGAAATCTGTGCAAAGACAGAACGGGCATTTGTTAGCTATTTAGATGGAGGATGCAGTTCTCCCATTGGAGCGTTCGCTGAAATATCTGGTGATGAAATTTTAATAAGAGGCCTTTACTATAATGAAGACACCAAACAGTACCATAAGGGAAAAATATCAGGAAAAACTGGAGACGGGGAAAACCTTGCCGTGGAATTAGCTAAGCAGTTAAAGGATGGTAAATAA
- the cobK gene encoding precorrin-6A reductase encodes MNILVFAGTTEGRLLIETLLDMKKVSVCACVATEYGKEILEQEPGENLEINTGRLTVEGMQQLMARGFDMVIDATHPYATLVTDNIKEACHQTNIKYIRLLREKTQFGSDCVFVENTDAVIRYLNTTEGNVLLTTGSKELARYTEVRNYQERLYARVLPMEPVLASCNELGFSGRHLICMQGPFSCELNVAMLKQLNCTYMVTKDTGTEGGAYEKYQAAQNAGATLIVVGRGEQDCGMSLPQVIQEINRDLAMPELADWFPMFINIKDRNIAIIGAGKIASRRIRTLLQFSCNVRIVAKEIPEEIKQMINEYVNIDEKAGLNRSIELLEKEFDMEDVNGAHMVLAATNSREVNESIGIQCKNRGILVNVADKKEECDFYFPGVVIQGNLVTGITAQGKSHSLAKKGSEVIKKALRDMD; translated from the coding sequence ATGAATATTTTGGTGTTTGCTGGGACTACAGAAGGCAGATTGTTAATTGAAACACTTCTGGACATGAAAAAAGTATCTGTATGTGCCTGTGTAGCTACTGAATATGGAAAAGAAATACTGGAACAGGAACCTGGGGAAAACCTTGAAATTAACACAGGCAGACTGACCGTAGAAGGAATGCAGCAACTGATGGCAAGGGGATTTGATATGGTCATTGATGCCACACATCCCTATGCAACCCTTGTAACGGACAATATAAAAGAAGCTTGTCATCAAACAAATATAAAATATATCCGATTACTCAGGGAAAAAACCCAATTTGGATCGGATTGTGTGTTTGTGGAGAATACAGATGCAGTAATCAGGTATTTAAATACGACTGAAGGGAATGTGCTTCTGACAACTGGCAGCAAAGAACTGGCCAGATATACGGAAGTTAGGAATTATCAGGAAAGGCTTTATGCAAGAGTACTTCCCATGGAACCGGTTTTGGCAAGTTGCAATGAACTTGGATTTTCTGGCAGGCACTTGATTTGTATGCAGGGGCCCTTTTCCTGTGAGTTAAATGTAGCAATGTTAAAGCAACTCAACTGTACTTACATGGTTACTAAAGACACAGGCACCGAAGGGGGCGCTTATGAAAAATATCAGGCCGCCCAGAATGCAGGCGCTACATTAATCGTTGTGGGAAGAGGAGAACAGGATTGTGGAATGTCTCTCCCTCAGGTTATACAAGAAATTAACAGGGATTTAGCCATGCCGGAATTGGCAGACTGGTTTCCTATGTTTATAAATATTAAGGATAGAAATATTGCAATTATTGGTGCCGGAAAAATCGCCAGCAGACGAATCAGGACTTTGCTTCAATTTTCATGTAATGTAAGAATTGTGGCTAAGGAAATTCCTGAGGAAATAAAACAGATGATTAACGAATATGTTAATATAGATGAAAAAGCAGGGCTAAACAGATCTATAGAACTTCTTGAAAAGGAATTTGATATGGAAGATGTTAATGGAGCCCATATGGTTTTAGCAGCAACAAATAGCAGGGAGGTTAATGAGAGCATTGGAATACAGTGTAAAAACAGAGGCATTCTGGTAAATGTGGCTGATAAGAAGGAAGAGTGTGATTTTTATTTTCCAGGTGTGGTTATACAGGGAAATCTGGTTACTGGAATTACCGCTCAAGGCAAAAGCCATAGCCTTGCTAAAAAAGGCTCGGAGGTTATTAAAAAAGCATTAAGAGATATGGATTAA
- the hemA gene encoding glutamyl-tRNA reductase: MRIKMVGIDHSKASLDYRETFSFTKAGVKEAVKEIKERFRLKGCILLSTCNRTELWISQCDNKKLNTVNPYDMLCQIKKIDASLYGEYFVERDGSQAVDHLLKLVCGFDSKIFGEDQIISQVREALQLSRECGCADMALEKVFQTALAAGKRVKTEVHMCTVNRSSASDTIDILKSALGDLKEVPCLVIGNGQMGKLVVNMLASCGASVSMTLRRKMHGNDEQESIVPEKCQMVPYDDRIAQVSGKQVIVSATLSPHYTLRLEDVKELLKQPYISGKTDSEADRKYYLFDLAVPRDIDPEIGKMPHVKLYDIDSMNSGGTREENEEQVQLAMDILGEYQEEINRWFEFRHYIPKIKEIVDMVSEDTVQRFISKSSEMEEYDSENSVEAAEASVKKATSKLLYGLREQLPQELWEECLEALHRSASRETLKH, encoded by the coding sequence ATGCGCATTAAAATGGTAGGCATCGATCATAGCAAAGCTTCCCTTGATTACAGAGAGACATTTTCTTTTACAAAAGCTGGAGTAAAAGAAGCTGTTAAAGAGATTAAAGAACGGTTCAGACTAAAGGGCTGTATCCTTCTTTCCACTTGCAATCGGACAGAACTTTGGATTAGTCAGTGCGATAACAAAAAACTGAATACGGTAAACCCTTATGACATGCTTTGTCAGATTAAAAAAATAGATGCCAGCCTGTATGGAGAATATTTTGTAGAGCGTGACGGCAGTCAGGCGGTGGACCACCTTCTTAAACTGGTTTGCGGTTTTGATTCTAAGATATTTGGAGAAGATCAGATTATATCACAGGTAAGGGAAGCATTACAACTATCCAGAGAATGTGGCTGCGCAGACATGGCTCTGGAAAAGGTGTTTCAAACAGCACTGGCTGCAGGGAAACGTGTAAAGACAGAGGTACATATGTGCACTGTTAATCGCTCATCAGCAAGTGATACCATTGATATTTTAAAATCGGCGTTAGGCGATTTAAAGGAAGTTCCCTGCCTGGTTATTGGAAATGGGCAAATGGGAAAGCTTGTAGTTAATATGCTGGCTTCATGTGGGGCATCCGTTTCTATGACATTGCGAAGAAAAATGCATGGAAATGATGAGCAGGAATCCATCGTTCCGGAAAAATGCCAAATGGTTCCATATGATGACCGGATTGCTCAGGTTAGCGGGAAACAGGTTATAGTGAGCGCAACCTTAAGTCCCCATTATACTCTCCGTCTGGAAGATGTAAAGGAACTTTTGAAGCAACCGTATATCAGTGGCAAAACAGATTCGGAGGCAGACAGAAAATATTATCTATTTGATTTAGCTGTTCCAAGAGATATTGATCCTGAAATAGGCAAAATGCCCCATGTTAAATTGTACGATATAGATTCCATGAACAGCGGAGGAACCAGGGAAGAAAATGAAGAGCAGGTCCAGCTGGCCATGGATATTCTGGGAGAGTACCAGGAAGAAATTAACAGATGGTTTGAATTCAGACATTATATTCCGAAGATTAAAGAGATTGTAGACATGGTATCAGAGGACACCGTGCAGAGATTTATAAGCAAGTCTTCTGAAATGGAGGAATATGATTCAGAGAACTCTGTTGAAGCAGCAGAGGCGTCTGTAAAAAAGGCTACATCTAAATTGCTGTATGGTCTTCGTGAACAGTTACCACAGGAACTTTGGGAGGAATGCCTGGAAGCATTACACAGGTCAGCATCCAGGGAAACTCTTAAACATTAG
- the cobI gene encoding precorrin-2 C(20)-methyltransferase, with the protein MAKLYGLGVGPGDPELMTLKAVRLIEECDIIAVPKSGQSINVAYTIAKGAIPDLDKKCIVELDMPMTRDKEKLKASHDAAAEQVKKWIDEGKNVVFLTLGDPTIYSTYAYVHNRVRDAGYETEIVPGIPSFCAVSARLNDSLTEAEEELHIIPASYDGTEEALHMKGTKVLMKSGKSIGKLKEYINSIDNPPSVKMVERCGMEGERVFTNIDEIDENASYFSVLIVRDKK; encoded by the coding sequence ATGGCAAAGTTATACGGGTTAGGTGTTGGTCCCGGGGATCCGGAACTCATGACGTTAAAGGCAGTAAGACTAATAGAGGAGTGCGACATAATTGCGGTTCCAAAGTCTGGTCAAAGCATAAATGTAGCATATACAATAGCAAAGGGAGCTATTCCCGATTTAGATAAGAAATGCATTGTTGAGCTGGATATGCCTATGACGAGAGATAAAGAAAAACTGAAAGCAAGCCATGACGCTGCAGCAGAGCAGGTAAAAAAATGGATTGATGAAGGAAAGAATGTTGTGTTTCTCACTTTAGGGGACCCTACCATTTATTCTACGTATGCATATGTTCATAACAGGGTCAGGGATGCAGGATATGAGACGGAAATTGTTCCGGGAATTCCTTCTTTCTGCGCGGTTTCAGCAAGGCTGAATGACAGCCTGACAGAGGCAGAAGAGGAACTGCACATTATACCGGCTTCTTATGATGGTACAGAAGAAGCGTTACATATGAAGGGGACGAAAGTTCTCATGAAGAGTGGAAAATCTATAGGTAAACTGAAAGAATATATCAATTCCATAGATAATCCTCCCAGTGTTAAAATGGTTGAACGTTGTGGGATGGAAGGGGAACGTGTATTTACAAATATAGATGAAATTGATGAAAATGCCAGTTATTTTTCCGTACTTATTGTCAGAGACAAAAAATAA
- a CDS encoding GGDEF domain-containing protein: MNTGYVHENSKDSFCQLFYKIQGSESIVSGVFQIRLADSKVEYEDYIWMRITLTKVFDENSVPIRVLGVSEDITEEMSFKEKATKDSLTNLLNRAAFRQYTMQYLAEHMDDESGAMFLIDIDNFKHVNDQHGHVSGDELLLNIANILTSHFRSEDLICRLGGDEFTVFMKHVHDIEEVRKKAKLLSEALIFNSDKLFSTCSIGIVMKKVNSTYEDLYWYADRAMYQAKQQGKNQWYLIP; encoded by the coding sequence GTGAATACTGGTTATGTACACGAGAACAGCAAAGACTCTTTTTGTCAGTTATTTTATAAAATACAGGGCTCCGAATCCATTGTTTCAGGAGTTTTTCAAATACGCCTTGCTGATTCTAAAGTTGAGTATGAGGATTATATATGGATGAGAATCACACTTACGAAAGTCTTTGATGAAAACAGCGTACCAATCCGCGTTTTAGGAGTGTCAGAAGATATAACTGAAGAAATGTCTTTTAAAGAAAAGGCCACGAAAGATTCTCTTACCAATCTCCTGAACCGTGCTGCTTTCAGACAATACACCATGCAGTATCTGGCTGAACATATGGATGATGAATCGGGAGCTATGTTTTTAATTGATATCGATAATTTTAAACATGTAAATGACCAGCACGGCCACGTATCTGGAGATGAACTGTTGCTTAATATAGCTAATATTCTGACCTCACACTTTAGATCAGAAGACTTGATCTGCAGACTGGGTGGAGATGAATTTACCGTTTTCATGAAACATGTTCATGATATAGAAGAAGTCAGAAAAAAAGCAAAACTACTATCAGAAGCTTTGATCTTTAATTCAGATAAACTTTTCTCAACCTGCTCTATTGGCATTGTGATGAAAAAAGTAAACTCTACTTATGAAGATTTATACTGGTACGCAGATCGTGCCATGTATCAGGCTAAGCAACAAGGCAAAAACCAGTGGTATTTAATTCCCTGA